One window of the Ammospiza nelsoni isolate bAmmNel1 chromosome 2, bAmmNel1.pri, whole genome shotgun sequence genome contains the following:
- the USP35 gene encoding ubiquitin carboxyl-terminal hydrolase 35, translating to MDKILEAVVMSSYPNNVKQGLVRRVIEASKQPMDSEQCWSMLELSTKLYLTGDTKYKREIGKEVLEVYGHYHPEEFEEFFNVRFLLSLLQEGYGPLGKRSHYVLDYIQLGLQFVLESPSANSIFSLLRIEVLRKVCERPSPKQCAKISKLLTQHPQCIPTGKHQLLFCQQLIRCIGQFQCVSEGEEEIMEFLEQVNKVSGLLQRIWRTQTSAILPSLKELFTIISSTEEQEAPSNALASVVQFVPLELMDGVIRNLTNDDSITDVQMMMAIGRMIDWVSWPLGKNIDKWIIALLKGLAAVKKFSILIEVTLSKIEKVFSKLLYPIVREGALSVLQYMLLSFQHSHEAFHLLLPHIPRLVASLKKEDSNSATSSLEQLAELIHCMFFRFSGFPDLYEPVLEAVKALPIPNEDRIKHLLGQNAWTSQKNELASFYPRLASKSETGKIGLINLGNTCYMNSIIQSLFMASDFRHSVLNLTEGNSQPLMTKLQWLFAFLEHSQRPAISPESFLSASWPPWFTPGAQQDCSEYLKYLLDRLHEEEKTGKRIYQKLKESSLMPQAVEHHYLNKTLIEKMFGGKMMTKIRCLKCLNVSSREEVFTDLSLAFPPSDRNVHGSTPILPVEEIGPQFIEPPENAGQFMGSPWIQRKAPMASDHAAPSMSVETLGSQEQGEAANPLHGNGVGVDAAKDPLSTFREQACAPKDSRSVPDLINYFLSPERLTAENKYHCEKCASLQDAEKVAELTEGPHYLILTLLRFSFDPRTMKRKKILDNVSIPVVLKLPILVAPEETEEVCQHGKDGAVPGSGFMTVVYDLCSVVVHSGISSESGHYYCYSRECTDTVPHGQPQDGVPKPASDKQLDLEIQWYLFNDTRVSFSSFESVSNVTSFFPKDTAYVLFYRQRPERQSCLLHEALAEASRLHGEPSLHKDLMEAISKDNILFLQEQEKEARNRAAYISALPKSPLWWRDLDRDKDDDSSSGGCSPAAGGGGSGSFHGLVF from the exons atggaTAAGATACTGGAAGCTGTAGTGATGTCCTCTTACCCCAACAACGTGAAGCAAGGGCTTGTGAGGCGCGTCATCGAGGCATCGAAGCAGCCCATGGACAGTGAGCAGTGCTGGTCCATGCTGGAGCTGTCGACCAAGCTTTATCTCACTGGGGACACCAAGTATAAAAGAGAGATTGGGAAAGAGGTTTTGGAGGTCTATGGCCACTATCACCCAGAGGAATTTGAGGAGTTCTTCAACGTCCGCTTCCTGCTGAGTCTCCTCCAGGAAGGCTATGGACCTCTGGGGAAGAGAAGCCATTATGTCCTTGATTATATCCAGTTAGGACTGCAGTTTGTCCTGGAAAGCCCATCAGCAAACAGCATCTTCAGCTTATTGAGGATCGAGGTGCTCCGGAAAGTGTGCGAGAGGCCCAGCCCCAAGCAGTGTGCGAAGATCAGCAAACTTCTAACGCAGCATCCCCAGTGCATTCCCACAGGAAAGCACCAGCTCCTCTTCTGTCAGCAGCTGATCCGGTGCATCGGGCAGTTCCAGTGCGTCTCCGAGGGGGAAGAGGAGATCATGGAGTTTTTGGAGCAGGTGAACAAAGTGAGTGGTCTGCTGCAGAGGATCTGGAGGACTCAGACCTCAGCCATCCTGCCCTCGTTGAAAGAACTGTTCACTATCATTTCTTCAAcag AGGAACAGGAAGCGCCCTCCAATGCCTTGGCCAGCGTGGTTCAGTTTGTCCCTTTGGAGCTCATGGATGGCGTCATAAGAAACCTGACCAATGATGACAGCATCACTGATGTGCAAATGATGATGGCCATTGGCAG GATGATTGACTGGGTGTCCTGGCCCCTGGGAAAGAACATAGACAAGTGGATCATTGCTCTGCTGAAGGGTTTGGCTGCAGTGAAAAAGTTCAGCATCTTGATTGAAGTCACTCTTTCGAAAATAGAAAAG GTCTTCTCCAAGCTGCTGTACCCCATTGTGAGGGAGGGGGCTTTGTCTGTCCTGCAGTACATGCTGCTGAGCTTCCAGCACTCCCACGAGGCATTTCACTTG ctacTCCCTCACATCCCCAGGCTGGTGGCCTCTTTGAAGAAGGAGGATTCCAATTCTGCAACcagctccctggagcagctggctgAGCTCATCCACTGCATGTTCTTCCGCTTCTCAGGATTCCCAGACCTCTATGAACCAGTCCTAGAAGCAGTTAAA GCTCTCCCGATTCCAAATGAAGACCGGATTAAacacctgttgggacaaaatGCTTGGACCTCCCAGAAGAACGAGCTGGCCTCCTTCTACCCACGCCTGGCATCTAAATCAGAGACAGGAAAGATTGGGTTAATTAACTTGGGAAACACTTGCTACATGAACAGCATCATACAATCTCTTTTCATGGCTTCAGA ctttcGGCATTCGGTGCTGAATTTAACTGAGGGCAACTCCCAGCCCCTGATGACAAAGCTCCAGTGGCTCTTTGCATTTTTGGAGCACAGTCAG CGACCTGCCATCTCCCCTGAGAGCTTCCTCTCTGCCTCCTGGCCACCTTGGTTCAcccctggagctcagcaggacTGCTCAGAGTACCTCAAGTATTTGCTGGACCG ATTgcatgaagaggaaaaaactggaaaaaggaTCTACCAGAAACTCAAGGAATCCAGCTTGATGCCTCAGGCGGTGGAGCATCATTACTTAAACAAGACATTGATTGAGAAGATGTTTGGGGGTAAAATGATGACAAAGATCCGCTGCTTGAAGTGCCTGAATGTTTCCTCCCGAGAAGAAGTCTTCACAGACCTGTCCCTGGCTTTTCCTCCATCGGACAGGAATGTGCATGGGAGCACACCTATTCTACCAGTGGAAGAAATTGGCCCACAGTTCATTGAGCCTCCAGAAAATGCAGGCCAGTTCATGGGCTCTCCCTGGATCCAGAGGAAGGCCCCCATGGCCAGTGACCATGCAGCCCCATCAATGTCAGTGGAAACATTAGGTTCCCAGGAACAAGGAGAAGCAGCAAATCCCTTGCATGGCAATGGTGTTGGGGTGGATGCAGCCAAAGACCCTCTCTCAACTTTCAGAGAGCAGGCATGTGCTCCCAAGGACTCCAGATCTGTCCCAGATTTAATCAACTATTTTCTATCCCCAGAGAGACTGACAGCAGAGAATAAATACCACTGTGAGAAATGTGCATCCTTGCAGGATGCTGAGAAGGTGGCAGAGCTGACAGAGGGTCCGCACTACCTCATCCTCACACTGCTGCGGTTTTCCTTCGACCCACGGACCATGAAGAGAAAGAAGATCTTGGACAATGTCTCTATCCCTGTGGTGCTCAAGCTACCCATCCTTGTTGCTCCGGAGGAAACTGAGGAGGTTTGCCAGCATGGGAAGGACGGTGCTGTCCCAGGGAGTGGCTTCATGACTGTTGTGTATGACCTCTGCAGTGTGGTGGTGCATTCAGGCATCTCCTCCGAGAGTGGCCACTACTACTGCTACTCCAGGGAGTGCACTGACACCGTCCCCCACGGGCAGCCCCAGGATGGGGTGCCAAAACCAGCCTCTGACAAACAGTTGGACTTGGAAATCCAGTGGTACCTCTTCAATGACACCAGagtttccttctcctccttcgAATCGGTCAGCAACGTCACCTCGTTCTTCCCCAAGGACACTGCCTATGTCCTGTTCTACCGGCAGCGGCCGGAGcggcagagctgcctgctgcacGAGGCTCTGGCTGAGGCCAGCCGCTTGCATGGAGAGCCGTCCCTCCACAAGGACCTGATGGAAGCCATTTCCAAAGATAACATCCTCTTCTTGCAG gagcaggaaaaagaagcaAGGAACAGAGCCGCCTATATTTCTGCCTTGCCCAAGTCCCCGCTGTGGTGGAGAGACTTGGACAGGGACAAGGATGATGACAGCTCCTCggggggctgcagcccagcagcggGCGGGGGTGGATCTGGCTCCTTCCATGGACTCGTCTTCTAG